A genomic window from Aquabacterium sp. OR-4 includes:
- a CDS encoding ABC transporter ATP-binding protein, translated as MSSQALLEVRHLRVEFPTRRGTLRALDDVSFAIAPGEILGVVGESGAGKSLTGAAIIGLLEPPGRVAGGEIHFDGQRIDHLAPEAMRRIRGRQIGAIFQDPLTSLNPLFTVGQQIVETVQVHLGLDAAAARQRAIQLLRDTGIPAPEQRVDHYPHQFSGGMRQRVVIALALAAEPRLIVADEPTTALDVSIQAQIIGLLKKLTKGEAGNAAPAAVAPASLAPLPHGAAVMLVTHDMGVIAEACDRVAVMYAGRIVEIGPVADVIHRPAHPYTIGLMGSIPSMDHTSERLAQIDGAMPRLNAIPTGCAFNPRCPQAFERCRSERPDLMAAGATRAACWLHAPGEGQA; from the coding sequence ATGTCTTCCCAAGCCCTGCTCGAAGTGCGCCACCTGCGGGTGGAGTTCCCCACCCGGCGCGGCACGCTGCGCGCACTCGACGACGTGTCGTTTGCCATCGCCCCCGGCGAGATCCTCGGCGTGGTGGGTGAATCCGGCGCCGGCAAGTCGCTCACCGGTGCGGCCATCATCGGCCTGCTCGAGCCGCCGGGCCGGGTGGCGGGCGGCGAGATCCACTTCGACGGCCAGCGCATCGACCACCTGGCACCCGAGGCCATGCGCCGCATTCGCGGCCGCCAGATCGGCGCCATCTTCCAGGATCCGCTGACCTCGCTGAACCCGCTGTTCACCGTGGGCCAGCAGATCGTCGAGACGGTGCAGGTGCACCTGGGCCTGGATGCCGCGGCGGCGCGCCAGCGCGCCATCCAGCTGCTGCGCGACACCGGCATCCCGGCGCCCGAGCAGCGGGTGGATCACTACCCGCACCAGTTCTCCGGCGGCATGCGCCAGCGCGTGGTGATCGCGCTGGCGCTGGCGGCCGAGCCGCGCCTGATCGTCGCCGACGAGCCGACCACCGCGCTCGATGTGTCGATCCAGGCCCAGATCATCGGCCTGCTGAAAAAGCTCACCAAGGGCGAGGCCGGCAACGCCGCCCCCGCGGCCGTGGCGCCGGCCAGCCTGGCACCACTGCCCCACGGTGCCGCCGTGATGCTGGTGACGCACGACATGGGCGTGATCGCCGAGGCCTGCGACCGCGTGGCGGTGATGTACGCCGGCCGCATTGTCGAGATCGGGCCGGTGGCCGATGTCATCCACCGCCCCGCGCACCCCTACACCATCGGCCTGATGGGATCGATTCCGTCCATGGACCACACGAGCGAGCGCCTCGCGCAGATCGACGGCGCCATGCCGAGGCTCAATGCCATCCCCACCGGCTGCGCCTTCAACCCGCGCTGTCCCCAGGCGTTCGAGCGCTGTCGCAGCGAGCGGCCCGATCTGATGGCGGCCGGGGCCACGCGGGCGGCATGCTGGCTGCATGCGCCCGGCGAGGGGCAGGCATGA
- a CDS encoding ABC transporter permease: MPTAPSGAAPLKPPGALARLRDSDVWYAFCRSPVAIGSTLIALACLACALFTPWLAPHNPQDLASLDLMDARLPPAWMPEGKASYWLGTDDQGRDIVSSLMYGLRISLFVGLASVALSLVIGVGLGLLAGFVGGRVDAFIMRVCDVMLSFPAILVALLIDGVGRAMFPDAHETLAFSVLILAISLTGWVQYARTVRGSTMVERQKEYVQAARVIGVSSLRIMRRHVLPNVLGPVFILATIQVASAIITEATLSFLGVGVPPTSPSLGTLIRIGQDFLFSGEWWITIFPGLVLILVALSVNLLGDWLRDALNPRLR; the protein is encoded by the coding sequence ATGCCCACTGCCCCTTCCGGCGCCGCGCCGCTCAAGCCGCCCGGCGCGCTGGCCCGCCTGCGCGACAGCGATGTCTGGTACGCCTTCTGCCGCTCGCCGGTGGCCATCGGCTCGACGCTGATCGCGCTGGCCTGCCTGGCCTGCGCGCTGTTCACGCCCTGGCTGGCGCCGCACAACCCGCAAGACCTGGCCTCGCTCGATCTGATGGATGCGCGCCTGCCGCCGGCCTGGATGCCTGAAGGCAAGGCCAGCTACTGGCTGGGCACCGATGACCAGGGCCGCGACATCGTCTCGTCGCTGATGTACGGCTTGCGCATCTCGCTGTTCGTGGGCCTGGCCTCGGTGGCGCTGTCGCTGGTGATCGGCGTGGGCCTGGGCCTGCTGGCCGGCTTTGTGGGCGGCCGGGTCGATGCCTTCATCATGCGCGTGTGCGACGTGATGCTGTCGTTTCCGGCCATCCTGGTGGCGCTGCTGATCGATGGCGTGGGCCGCGCGATGTTTCCCGATGCCCACGAGACCCTGGCCTTCTCGGTGCTGATCCTGGCGATCTCGCTGACCGGCTGGGTGCAGTACGCACGCACTGTGCGCGGCAGCACGATGGTCGAGCGGCAGAAGGAGTACGTGCAGGCGGCGCGCGTGATCGGCGTGTCGTCGCTGCGCATCATGCGCCGCCATGTGCTGCCCAATGTGCTGGGGCCGGTGTTCATCCTGGCCACCATCCAGGTGGCCTCGGCCATCATCACCGAGGCCACGCTGTCGTTTCTGGGGGTGGGCGTGCCGCCCACCTCGCCCTCGCTGGGCACGCTGATTCGCATCGGCCAGGACTTTTTGTTCTCGGGCGAGTGGTGGATCACCATCTTTCCCGGCCTGGTGCTGATCCTGGTGGCCCTGAGCGTGAACCTGCTCGGCGACTGGCTGCGCGATGCGCTGAACCCGCGCCTGCGCTGA
- a CDS encoding ABC transporter permease — MLAFILRRLFQALIVMFTVAFIAFTLFQFVGDPVTNLLGQDATTEQRDQLRRDLGLDQPFVVQFARFVGNAVQGEFGISLRQGRKVSTLIAERFPATLELAVLAALIGLAMGIPAGVYAALRRGKAGAQLVMTGSLLGVSLPNFLIGILLILVFAVVLNWLPSFGRGEVVAIGPFTTGLLSVDGIKHLLLPAFTLSLFPMALVLRLVRSEMLEVLRTDYIKFARARGLPDRLVYFRHALKNTLVPVITVAGLQLGNIIAFAIVTETVFQWPGMGLLFIQAVQFADIPVMAAYLCLIALVFVSINLVVDLLYVAVDPRLRVERSAAGGH; from the coding sequence ATGCTCGCTTTCATCCTCCGCCGCCTGTTCCAGGCCTTGATCGTGATGTTCACGGTCGCGTTCATCGCCTTCACGCTGTTCCAGTTTGTCGGTGATCCGGTCACCAACCTGCTGGGGCAGGACGCCACCACCGAGCAGCGCGATCAGCTGCGCCGCGATCTCGGGCTCGACCAGCCCTTCGTCGTGCAGTTCGCGCGCTTTGTCGGCAATGCGGTGCAGGGCGAGTTCGGCATCAGCCTGCGCCAGGGCCGCAAGGTGTCGACGCTGATTGCCGAGCGCTTTCCGGCCACGCTGGAGCTGGCGGTGCTGGCCGCGCTGATCGGCCTGGCGATGGGCATTCCGGCCGGTGTGTATGCTGCGCTGCGCCGCGGCAAGGCCGGCGCGCAGCTGGTGATGACCGGCTCGCTGCTGGGCGTCTCGCTGCCCAATTTCTTGATCGGCATCCTGCTGATCCTGGTGTTCGCGGTGGTGCTGAACTGGCTGCCCAGCTTCGGCCGCGGCGAGGTGGTGGCCATCGGCCCGTTCACCACCGGTCTGTTGAGCGTGGATGGCATCAAGCACCTGCTGCTGCCGGCCTTCACGCTGAGCCTGTTTCCGATGGCCCTGGTGCTGCGCCTGGTGCGCTCGGAGATGCTGGAGGTGCTGCGCACCGACTACATCAAGTTCGCCCGCGCGCGCGGTCTGCCCGACCGGCTGGTCTACTTTCGCCATGCGCTGAAGAACACCCTGGTGCCGGTGATCACGGTGGCCGGCCTGCAGCTGGGCAACATCATCGCGTTCGCCATCGTCACCGAGACGGTGTTCCAGTGGCCGGGCATGGGCCTGCTGTTCATCCAGGCGGTGCAGTTCGCCGACATCCCGGTGATGGCGGCCTACCTGTGCCTGATCGCGCTGGTGTTCGTCAGCATCAACCTGGTGGTCGATCTGCTGTACGTGGCGGTGGACCCGCGCCTGCGCGTCGAGCGTTCCGCCGCCGGTGGCCACTGA
- a CDS encoding porin, translated as MKKSLLALAVLGAFAGAASAQSSLTVFGIVDLSVNNVKNGTVSQKFMGSNQLNSNRLGFRGTEDLGGGMNASFWIEGGMSNDDGTPGGLNFQRRSTVSLSGGFGEVRLGRDYVNTFSNVASFDAYGANGFGNFSNIYATAPAGMGAGATTAVRANNMVGYFLPGKLGGLYGSVQMSAGENVAGNKYTGFRLGYAAGPVDVAAAMSQTDVGNPNKYKVFNVGASYNMGFAKILAQYDQRKFGVLKYTSYQLSTNVPLGQGEFRASFAKGNAEGGLTKNNDATLLGLEYIYNLSKRTALYTQYGRLNNKGTSAISLGGSVTGAGTGFTSTGYGAGVRHIF; from the coding sequence ATGAAAAAGTCTCTGCTGGCCCTGGCCGTCCTTGGCGCATTTGCCGGTGCCGCTTCCGCCCAATCCTCGCTGACCGTGTTCGGCATCGTTGACCTGAGCGTCAACAACGTCAAGAACGGCACCGTCTCCCAGAAGTTCATGGGCTCGAACCAGCTGAACAGCAACCGTCTGGGCTTCCGTGGCACGGAAGACCTGGGTGGCGGCATGAACGCCAGCTTCTGGATCGAAGGTGGCATGAGCAACGACGACGGCACCCCCGGTGGCCTGAACTTCCAGCGTCGTTCGACCGTCAGCCTGTCGGGCGGCTTCGGTGAAGTCCGTCTGGGTCGCGACTACGTCAACACCTTCTCGAACGTCGCCTCGTTCGACGCCTACGGCGCCAACGGCTTCGGCAACTTCTCGAACATCTACGCGACGGCGCCGGCTGGTATGGGCGCCGGTGCCACCACCGCGGTGCGTGCCAACAACATGGTCGGCTACTTCCTGCCGGGCAAGCTGGGCGGCCTGTACGGTTCGGTTCAGATGTCCGCTGGCGAGAACGTGGCTGGCAACAAGTACACTGGTTTCCGTCTCGGCTACGCTGCTGGCCCGGTGGATGTGGCCGCTGCCATGTCGCAGACTGACGTTGGTAACCCCAACAAGTACAAGGTGTTCAACGTCGGTGCCTCGTACAACATGGGCTTCGCCAAGATCCTGGCCCAGTACGACCAGCGCAAGTTTGGTGTTCTGAAGTACACCAGCTACCAGCTGAGCACCAACGTGCCGCTGGGCCAGGGCGAGTTCCGTGCTTCGTTCGCCAAGGGCAATGCTGAAGGCGGCCTCACCAAGAACAACGACGCCACGCTGCTGGGCCTCGAGTACATCTACAACCTGTCCAAGCGCACCGCCCTGTATACCCAGTACGGCCGCCTGAACAACAAGGGCACTTCGGCCATCTCGCTGGGTGGCTCGGTGACGGGCGCCGGTACCGGCTTCACCTCCACCGGCTACGGTGCTGGCGTTCGCCACATCTTCTGA
- the coq7 gene encoding 2-polyprenyl-3-methyl-6-methoxy-1,4-benzoquinone monooxygenase, with amino-acid sequence MSLPDALVASADLALRTLSGGARAARPLPRPASPTHGADHALLAGAWRRQSGALMRVNHVGEVCAQALYAAQALVARDPAVRAQMVAAGREETDHLAWTAQRLAELGDRPSLLNPLWYAGAFSIGLVAGAAGDRVSLGFLAETERQVEAHLASHLERLPAEDAASRAIVAQMRDDEARHAHEAESSGAVPLPSPLRWLMRAAARLMTTTAHRV; translated from the coding sequence ATGTCCCTGCCCGATGCCCTGGTCGCCAGCGCCGACCTCGCCCTTCGCACCCTGTCCGGTGGCGCACGCGCTGCACGGCCGCTGCCACGCCCGGCCAGCCCCACCCATGGCGCCGACCACGCCCTGCTGGCCGGCGCATGGCGCCGCCAGTCGGGCGCGCTGATGCGCGTGAACCATGTCGGCGAGGTGTGCGCGCAGGCCTTGTACGCCGCGCAGGCCCTGGTGGCGCGCGACCCGGCCGTGCGCGCCCAGATGGTGGCCGCCGGCCGCGAAGAAACCGACCACCTGGCCTGGACCGCCCAGCGCCTGGCCGAGCTGGGCGACCGCCCGAGCCTGCTCAACCCGCTGTGGTACGCCGGCGCGTTCTCGATCGGCCTGGTGGCCGGCGCGGCCGGTGATCGGGTGAGCCTGGGTTTTCTGGCCGAAACCGAGCGTCAGGTCGAGGCCCACCTGGCGAGCCACCTCGAGCGCCTGCCGGCCGAAGACGCGGCCTCGCGGGCCATCGTGGCGCAAATGCGCGACGACGAGGCACGCCATGCGCACGAGGCCGAGTCATCCGGCGCGGTGCCCCTGCCCAGCCCGCTGCGCTGGCTGATGCGCGCGGCCGCCCGGCTGATGACCACCACCGCGCACCGCGTCTGA
- a CDS encoding OsmC family protein, translating to MDCTIHWVPASGMGFMAETGSGHVLNMDGAPDGGGRNLAPRPMETLLAGAGGCTAYDVVLILKRGRHAVTGCQVKMSADRAETDPKVFTKIHLHFTVTGKNLPEPAVARAIALSHEKYCSATIMLAKTAEVTTSHELVEG from the coding sequence ATGGACTGCACGATTCACTGGGTGCCCGCCAGCGGCATGGGTTTCATGGCCGAGACCGGCAGCGGCCATGTGCTGAACATGGACGGCGCGCCCGATGGCGGCGGCCGCAACCTGGCGCCCCGGCCGATGGAAACGCTGCTGGCCGGTGCCGGCGGCTGCACCGCCTACGACGTGGTGCTGATCCTCAAGCGCGGCCGCCATGCCGTGACGGGCTGCCAGGTGAAGATGAGTGCCGACCGGGCCGAGACCGATCCCAAGGTTTTCACCAAGATCCATCTGCACTTCACCGTGACCGGCAAGAACCTGCCCGAGCCGGCCGTGGCCCGCGCCATCGCGCTGTCGCACGAGAAGTACTGCTCGGCCACCATCATGCTGGCCAAGACCGCCGAGGTGACCACCAGCCACGAGCTGGTGGAAGGCTGA
- the ilvA gene encoding threonine ammonia-lyase, biosynthetic, with the protein MPRAQTGKTSARSPGATPRPASTPPDYLQKILTARVYDVAIESPLDLARTLSRRLGNQVLLKREDQQPVFSFKLRGAYNKMAHLSAEALAKGVICASAGNHAQGVALSAKKMGCRAVIVMPVTTPRLKIDAVAAMGGEVVLFGDSYSDAYGHAVELQKAQGLTFVHPFDDPDVIAGQGTIAMEILRQHQQGPIDAVFVAIGGGGLISGVASYIKAVRPEIKVIGVQTTDSDAMLRSVQAGKRVTLSDVGLFADGTAVKLVGEETFRITRALVDDFVVVDTDEVCAAIKDVFQDTRSILEPSGAMGVAAVKQYVARHKLKGQTFVAVTCGANMNFDRLRFVAERAEFGEQREALFAVTIPEERGSFKRFCELIGPRAVTEFNYRISHENQAHVFVGLAIHKRDEADKIARGFVKQGFATVNLTDDELAKEHVRHMVGGRSALAANERLFRFIFPERPGALMKFLSSMAPDWNISLFHYRNQGADHGRILVGLQVPDTAADRKAFKAFLHTLAYPCTEETGNPVYQLFLR; encoded by the coding sequence ATGCCCCGCGCCCAGACCGGCAAGACGAGCGCCCGATCCCCCGGTGCCACGCCCCGCCCGGCTTCGACCCCGCCCGACTACCTGCAGAAGATCCTCACCGCGCGGGTCTACGACGTGGCCATCGAGTCGCCGCTGGACCTGGCGCGCACGCTGTCGCGCCGCCTGGGCAACCAGGTGCTGCTCAAGCGCGAAGACCAGCAGCCGGTGTTCAGCTTCAAGCTGCGCGGTGCGTACAACAAGATGGCGCACCTGAGCGCCGAGGCGCTGGCCAAGGGCGTGATCTGCGCCTCCGCCGGCAACCACGCGCAGGGCGTGGCGCTCAGCGCCAAGAAGATGGGCTGCCGCGCGGTGATCGTGATGCCGGTGACCACACCGCGCCTGAAGATCGACGCCGTGGCCGCGATGGGTGGCGAGGTGGTGCTGTTCGGTGACAGCTATTCCGATGCCTACGGCCACGCGGTCGAGCTGCAGAAGGCCCAGGGCCTGACCTTTGTGCACCCCTTCGACGACCCCGATGTGATCGCCGGCCAGGGCACGATCGCGATGGAGATCCTGCGCCAGCACCAGCAGGGGCCGATCGATGCGGTGTTCGTGGCCATTGGCGGTGGCGGCCTGATCTCGGGCGTGGCCAGCTACATCAAGGCGGTGCGTCCGGAGATCAAGGTCATCGGCGTGCAGACCACCGATTCCGACGCGATGCTGCGCTCGGTGCAGGCCGGCAAGCGCGTGACCCTGTCCGACGTGGGCCTGTTTGCCGACGGCACGGCCGTGAAGCTGGTGGGCGAAGAAACCTTCCGCATCACGCGCGCGCTGGTGGACGACTTCGTGGTGGTCGACACCGACGAGGTCTGCGCCGCGATCAAGGACGTGTTTCAAGACACGCGCAGCATCCTCGAGCCCTCGGGCGCGATGGGCGTGGCCGCGGTCAAGCAGTACGTCGCGCGGCACAAGCTCAAGGGCCAGACCTTCGTGGCGGTGACCTGCGGCGCCAACATGAACTTCGACCGCCTGCGCTTCGTGGCCGAGCGGGCCGAGTTCGGCGAGCAGCGCGAAGCGCTGTTCGCGGTCACGATCCCCGAGGAGCGCGGCTCGTTCAAGCGCTTTTGCGAGCTGATCGGCCCGCGCGCGGTCACCGAGTTCAACTACCGCATCTCGCACGAGAACCAGGCCCATGTGTTCGTCGGCCTGGCGATCCACAAGCGCGACGAGGCCGACAAGATCGCGCGCGGCTTCGTCAAGCAGGGCTTCGCCACGGTCAATCTCACCGATGACGAGCTGGCCAAGGAGCATGTGCGCCACATGGTGGGCGGCCGCTCGGCGCTGGCCGCCAATGAGCGCCTGTTCCGCTTCATCTTCCCCGAGCGGCCCGGCGCGCTGATGAAGTTTCTCTCGAGCATGGCGCCCGACTGGAACATCAGCCTGTTCCACTACCGCAACCAGGGTGCCGACCACGGCCGCATCCTGGTCGGCCTGCAGGTGCCCGACACCGCCGCCGACCGCAAGGCCTTCAAGGCCTTCCTGCACACGCTGGCCTATCCATGCACCGAAGAAACCGGCAACCCGGTGTATCAATTGTTCCTGCGCTGA
- a CDS encoding nicotinate-nucleotide--dimethylbenzimidazole phosphoribosyltransferase, whose translation MSLIAETANPLLERALLEKLLRRGEVPGSLGELEPVAVRLGLLQHSLKPRFREPQLVIFAADHGLAVDGLHPSAGKQTGEVALQILEGQQPVAAFARQVGLALSVVDCGLASRLPAHEHLLQRKIAHGTRNTRVGQAMTVEQAHAAIRAGMEIGDTLAGNLVACAGLGVGSHESAALVLARLTDTPTRDLVSAGAQMSAETLAQVMIIVQGAQGRHRDVTDPVEVLAAFGGFETAVMVGVMLVAASKRHLIMVDGLAACAALLVASRIAPAVTDYCVFCRSRTHQGLDKALSLFQASALLELGLDTLDGTGACLSWPLVRSAAALLSDVLDGDDLPSRPAGIEAPSTRSLYDPQQTGIPGLRPR comes from the coding sequence ATGTCGCTGATCGCCGAAACCGCCAACCCCCTGCTCGAGCGCGCCCTGCTCGAGAAGCTGCTGCGCCGCGGCGAAGTGCCGGGCAGCCTGGGCGAGCTGGAGCCGGTGGCCGTGCGCCTGGGGCTGCTGCAGCATTCGCTGAAGCCGCGTTTTCGTGAGCCGCAGCTGGTGATCTTTGCGGCCGACCATGGCCTGGCCGTCGACGGCCTGCACCCGTCGGCGGGCAAGCAGACCGGCGAGGTGGCGCTGCAGATCCTCGAAGGCCAGCAACCGGTGGCGGCCTTTGCGCGCCAGGTCGGGCTGGCGCTGTCGGTGGTCGATTGCGGCCTGGCCAGCCGCCTGCCGGCCCATGAGCACCTGCTGCAGCGCAAGATTGCCCACGGCACGCGCAACACCCGTGTCGGCCAGGCCATGACGGTGGAGCAGGCGCATGCCGCCATCCGCGCCGGCATGGAGATCGGCGACACGCTGGCCGGCAATCTGGTGGCCTGCGCCGGCCTGGGCGTGGGCTCGCATGAAAGCGCCGCGCTGGTGCTGGCCCGCCTGACCGACACGCCGACGCGCGACCTGGTATCGGCCGGTGCGCAGATGTCGGCCGAGACCCTGGCCCAGGTGATGATCATCGTGCAGGGTGCACAGGGCCGGCACCGCGATGTGACCGATCCAGTCGAGGTGCTGGCGGCCTTCGGTGGTTTTGAAACCGCGGTGATGGTGGGCGTGATGCTGGTGGCCGCCAGCAAGCGCCACCTGATCATGGTGGACGGCCTGGCCGCCTGCGCGGCGCTGCTGGTGGCCTCGCGCATCGCGCCGGCAGTCACCGACTACTGCGTGTTCTGCCGCAGCCGCACCCACCAGGGGCTGGACAAGGCGCTGTCGCTGTTCCAGGCCAGCGCGCTGCTGGAGCTGGGCCTGGACACGCTGGACGGCACCGGCGCCTGCCTGTCGTGGCCGCTGGTGCGCAGCGCCGCCGCGCTGCTGTCGGATGTGCTCGATGGCGACGACCTGCCCTCGCGCCCGGCCGGCATCGAGGCACCATCGACTCGCAGCCTCTACGACCCCCAGCAAACCGGCATTCCGGGGCTGCGGCCGCGCTAA
- the gspG gene encoding type II secretion system major pseudopilin GspG, which yields MPHAFLRRPLRAARRGFTLIELLVVLVIMGVLAALIVPNVLDRADDARVTAARTDVNNLMQALKLYKLDNQRFPSAEQGLEALVRKPSAGVVPPNWRAYLDKLPVDPWSRPYQYVNPGVKGEIDVFSLGADAQPGGDGKNADIGSWQ from the coding sequence ATGCCGCACGCCTTCTTGCGCCGCCCCCTGCGAGCCGCCCGCCGCGGCTTCACGCTGATCGAACTGCTGGTGGTGCTGGTGATCATGGGCGTGCTGGCCGCGCTGATCGTGCCCAATGTGCTCGACCGGGCCGACGACGCGCGGGTCACCGCTGCCCGCACCGACGTCAACAACCTGATGCAGGCGCTCAAGCTGTACAAGCTCGACAACCAGCGCTTCCCCAGCGCCGAGCAGGGCCTGGAGGCGCTGGTGCGCAAGCCCAGCGCCGGTGTGGTGCCGCCCAACTGGCGCGCCTACCTCGACAAGCTGCCGGTCGATCCCTGGAGCCGGCCCTACCAGTACGTCAACCCGGGCGTGAAGGGCGAAATCGATGTCTTCAGCCTCGGTGCCGACGCGCAGCCGGGCGGTGATGGCAAAAACGCCGACATCGGTTCCTGGCAGTGA
- a CDS encoding prepilin-type N-terminal cleavage/methylation domain-containing protein → MHGSAGRPALGARGFTLVELLVVLVLIAIAAGTATLALRDGEAVRLDREAARLAALLEAARAEARASGVAVRFELREGSFGFAGLPERLRPPEGWQTEGVQARIERPGLLQAAGDNAAQRAIALGPEPLIGAQRIVLQLGDRQVLLVTDGLAPFAVMAADNAAPPAR, encoded by the coding sequence GTGCACGGCAGCGCTGGCCGGCCCGCCCTGGGCGCGCGCGGGTTCACGCTGGTCGAACTGCTGGTGGTGCTGGTGCTGATCGCCATTGCCGCCGGCACCGCCACGCTGGCGCTGCGCGATGGCGAGGCGGTGCGGCTGGACCGCGAGGCCGCGCGCCTGGCCGCGCTGCTGGAGGCGGCGCGCGCCGAGGCACGGGCCAGTGGCGTGGCGGTGCGCTTCGAGCTGCGCGAAGGCAGCTTCGGCTTTGCCGGCCTGCCCGAGCGGCTGCGTCCGCCCGAGGGCTGGCAGACCGAGGGTGTGCAGGCCCGCATCGAGCGCCCCGGCCTGCTGCAGGCCGCCGGCGACAACGCCGCCCAGCGCGCCATTGCGCTGGGCCCCGAGCCGCTGATCGGCGCGCAGCGCATCGTGCTGCAGCTGGGTGATCGGCAGGTGCTGCTGGTCACCGACGGCCTGGCGCCGTTTGCGGTGATGGCGGCCGACAACGCCGCGCCCCCCGCCCGATGA
- the gspI gene encoding type II secretion system minor pseudopilin GspI codes for MSTSARGFTLVEVLVALAIVAIALGAGLRASGAVTQNAQRLTDVTAAQWCADNALTEMRLARQFPGVGEAEFQCQQLGRDYRGRLRTQATPNPNFRRVDAVVLDDAGRVLVTLSTVLGRS; via the coding sequence ATGAGCACGAGCGCGCGCGGCTTCACGCTGGTGGAGGTGCTGGTGGCGCTGGCCATCGTGGCCATTGCGCTGGGTGCCGGGCTGCGTGCCTCGGGCGCGGTGACCCAGAACGCGCAGCGCCTGACCGATGTCACCGCGGCCCAGTGGTGCGCCGACAACGCGCTCACCGAGATGCGCCTGGCGCGGCAGTTTCCGGGCGTGGGCGAGGCCGAGTTCCAGTGCCAGCAGCTGGGTCGCGACTACCGCGGCCGGCTGCGCACCCAGGCCACGCCCAACCCCAACTTCCGCCGCGTCGACGCGGTGGTGCTCGACGACGCCGGCCGGGTGCTGGTGACCCTGTCCACCGTGCTCGGCCGCAGCTGA
- a CDS encoding prepilin-type N-terminal cleavage/methylation domain-containing protein: MAHRPAAALPPVLRPPRRLPAARGRGFTLVEVLVALFIMAVIAGIGWQGIATMARSREVADEATQRTLRLSALVGQWEQDLQAVYDSPLVPGLAFDGGTLRLVRRVDGQGAAGGVQVVAWTLRSEVWRRWAGPVVQRSDALQQAWMASFQLQGPEPGQLRLLDGVSAWQVYFWRGQGWSNAQSTGDLSVVTPPATGASGATATTARTRLPGAVRMQLTLPEGMLTRDVQLAPQQP, translated from the coding sequence ATGGCGCACCGGCCCGCCGCGGCGCTGCCGCCTGTCCTGCGTCCGCCGCGCCGCCTGCCAGCGGCGCGCGGCCGCGGCTTCACGCTGGTGGAGGTGCTGGTGGCGCTGTTCATCATGGCGGTGATTGCCGGCATCGGCTGGCAGGGCATCGCCACCATGGCGCGCTCGCGCGAGGTGGCCGACGAGGCCACCCAGCGCACGCTGCGCCTGTCGGCGCTGGTCGGCCAGTGGGAGCAGGACCTGCAGGCCGTCTACGACAGCCCGCTGGTGCCGGGCCTGGCCTTTGACGGCGGCACGCTGCGCCTGGTGCGGCGGGTTGATGGCCAGGGCGCCGCCGGCGGCGTGCAGGTGGTGGCCTGGACCCTGCGCAGCGAGGTCTGGCGGCGTTGGGCCGGCCCGGTGGTGCAGCGCAGCGACGCCCTGCAGCAGGCCTGGATGGCCAGCTTCCAGCTGCAGGGCCCCGAGCCCGGCCAGCTGCGCCTGCTGGATGGCGTGAGCGCCTGGCAGGTGTACTTCTGGCGCGGCCAGGGCTGGAGCAATGCCCAGTCCACCGGCGACCTGAGCGTGGTCACGCCACCGGCCACCGGGGCATCCGGCGCCACCGCCACCACCGCACGCACCCGCCTGCCCGGCGCCGTGCGCATGCAGCTCACGCTGCCCGAGGGCATGTTGACCCGCGACGTGCAGCTGGCGCCGCAACAGCCATGA